AACCAAGTATAATCGAACCTACGATTTTTCTTTCCGAATTTAGAGAGTGGATAAGCTAATTTAGGTTGATAAGGTCCTAACTTCAAATATGCTCTTCGAACTTCATCACACTTGTTAACATCATGCTGCATTATTGGAATACGTAGTCCCGGATCACGTTCTAATGGAATAACTTCTATTCCTTGAGATTCAGGTCTGATTTCCTGTAATTGAGTTCTTGGGATGAGCAAATCTTCGGGTTCAACTCTCTCGACAACTACTTCATCGGGCTCAATGTTCTCAGCAATCTTATCTGACAAAAGTTTTTGTTCTCTAGGTATAAGGTTGTAAAACGCTTCCAATCTTCCTCGTTTGTGTTTGGATGGTGGACGGTGAGTCGGCATTGTTTCCTATAAGCCTGAAAATTTCAGTTGCAACACTTTTAATTCACATCACAAGCTTACTACAAACATAAATAAATTGacttaaaattaagaaaagtaaaAAACCCAATGTTTTTTTGTTACGGTACCAACACCTATTCCTGGTAGAATCCTTAATTAGTTTTCTTTGTTTAGTATACTTTAGTTTTCTTGTTAAGTTAGAACTACTATTGCTTGTTCCGCAAGTATTAATAGCCATATATATTTGGCTCTTGAGTATGTAAGGAATAACAAGTAAAAAGAAACCAACTCTTATTCAACCTTCTTCTCTTCTTGTCTACCTTATTCTtctgttctcttcttcttcaacttgttCTAACTCAATTCTCGCGTGTTTaatcctcaccaaaaagggtATAACAAGCTACTTATTTGTCTGTCCATTATATTTGGGTCTAGAACCCTAATATCTGGTTCAGAGCTAGGTTgcgttttaccaaaaaaaaatttttttttacaatgGGCGGTCATGACTATACAGATAACTTGAAGGGTGTTCATGACAGCGTTACAAGTATGTCTGCTAAAATTGACTCCCTCCTTCAGAAAATCACTGCCGATTTGGCAGCAAAAGCAACAACTAGAGAGGAGAAGAAACTTGCTCGTCAGGAAGAGACCGATGCTTTAACGAATAGTTTGACAGAAGGTCTAGCTAAGACTTTTGAATCAGCTCTCACAAATTCCTTACGCTCTGTCCTTGAAGAGTTTATACCTAAAAAGACCATTGAAGGTGAAAGTTCTGGTGTTCCTCCCAAACCACCTCCGGTTCGTCCTGGTATACTTGACACCCCTCGTCCTCCACCAGTGCAGTTGAAGTTTCCTGTGTTTGATGGTGACGACCCAGATGGTTGGATTTTCCAGGAAGATCAATACTTtcttcggctgatacgatattctccatatgtgccgaaccagtaacaatatttcaacccagaaattaaaaaattatgttcggcacatacgattttggatatgtaagccgaattagtaatgattctattccgggctattcaggatgttgttcgtcttactatgaaactttcatataagccgaactagtgtctagaaaaagggttggaattggaaattataggttcggcgcatgcagtaaacagattcagtaagccgaactgttcatcaatggtagtttcggctcatagatgtgagccgaacctcaacctgtttcgccgaacctcaacctgtttcgccgaaccatgattcaaaaaacctaacttttgataattgagagctatagaagtgagattaagtataggatataagtgtacctgtgtattagaagaattgggttcctcatcaatgtattcatcatcaggatttggctcataaaaatcatcatcttgagtttgtgtttgagtttgagcttgagtttgagtgggtgtaaaatcattctcataatctaagaaatcagccatttctggatcattgttgtagttgatgtgtattttcctaggttttttagatgaatgatgaccctcctcatcctccattgaatcaagaattagaattttctcactttctccttctctttctctccttcttaaccaaaccaaaactttgattttttttttcctcaaatttttcatctaaacaactcttataattctgaaaattatcttaatcactaaacaaaatatttaatcattaatcaagattattaacactaatacgtaaagggcagatttgccattaaaaaaaatttgggttaaggggttatctgatttttctattcaacaaccttttttgtcttcatttagtatgccttgaaagattttggtatgcccaatattatggttctttcTTAGGGGTGGCCCAAGCCAGGGGGAGCCTGCACATGCTTCCGCCCCTGATCTCAGCGTGGCGATGTACTGCACTCGGCTCAAATCCCTTTGGGATCAGTTGGATGTTTTTTTTCCTGTTGAACCCTGCATATGTGGAGCCGGCAAGAACTACGTCAACAACCACAACCAGGATAAATCCATGAAGTTCTTGCAAGGGTTTCATGATCGCTTCTCTCCTTTGCATATCCAGATTCTTCTCATGGATCCCATGCCATCTTTCTACTAAGATTTACAACCATGTCAGGAAGGAGGAGGAGCAGCAAGGTATAAACTCATCTTATACTCCTTCAATTGAATCTGCTACTTTGAATGTTGTTTCTCGTGGTGAATATCGCAACCCAAGGAATTTCGCACATCCTGGTTCTGGAAGTAACAATATCTCTGGCAATAATAAACGCCTCAGGGCGTTTTGTGATCACTGCACAAAACACGGTCACACTAAAGCCACATGCTGGAAGCTACACGGCTATCCAAAGAATCTTCCAAAGACCCGTGATACATACTCTCATATGGTTGCTACCATTCATGCTCCTACTGCATCTTCCCAGAAAGCTTCCCCAAATAGTGCGACTCAATATGCTATCCTGCTTTCTTTGCTAGAACCAGCTGCAGATGGTGCTGAAACAAAGTGTTAGTCTCCTTTGGTCTTCTGTAACCGGATTTGGAAACTCATGAACTCTTTCCTAACTGGATTAGGAAACTGACCGAAAACAGGAAACCCACAATTTTCTTTCCAACAAGTCAGTTAGGTATATAAAGGAATGTCGAGTGGTTTGGGAGGTAGAAGATAGGAGATGGACGACTATAATCCTATAAACAGTCTTCCTACAGAAATCACATTGAGCATATTTTCTAGGTTACCGGGTGAGTCGGTATTAGATTGTAAACTTGTATGCAGAGCTTGGAGAAATTTCTTACAGTTTCATGTTAATACTCCTTACTTTGTGTATCAGCATCTGCAGCGACAACGTGGTTATGTTCCTCATGGACTAGTACAGCATCAGCAGCATAAGCCGTCTGATTCTGAGACGATGAGTTTCGTGGCCTTTGACAGACACACCCGAGTTTTCTGGTATTTGGAGTACCACGATAACGGTGATAGAATTAGTGACAAGCGGCCTAATAACTACCGCATAAAGACAATCAACATGAAATTTCCGGCAGACAGGTGTGTAAAACGAATACTAGGACTAGTTGGTTCAGATAATGGATTGATTTGCTTATCACTCAAGTTGCCGCCCGAATACATTGTCATCCCTGCATACCAGAATAAGGTGGCACACAGTCCTGAAACTTTATGCAACTGTAATCCCATTACTAGAGAATTTGTGACTCTTCCAGGGATACTGATCGACAAGAAAAGAAGCGTTGATGATGATGTTCACATTGTGCATGGATTCGGCTACCACGCTTTAACTAATGAGTATAAGGTCGTTAGAATTTGTTATGTAGGAGACCGGAAAACACCCTCCTACAGAGGA
This portion of the Papaver somniferum cultivar HN1 chromosome 11, ASM357369v1, whole genome shotgun sequence genome encodes:
- the LOC113324804 gene encoding F-box protein At3g07870-like, translated to MDDYNPINSLPTEITLSIFSRLPGESVLDCKLVCRAWRNFLQFHVNTPYFVYQHLQRQRGYVPHGLVQHQQHKPSDSETMSFVAFDRHTRVFWYLEYHDNGDRISDKRPNNYRIKTINMKFPADRCVKRILGLVGSDNGLICLSLKLPPEYIVIPAYQNKVAHSPETLCNCNPITREFVTLPGILIDKKRSVDDDVHIVHGFGYHALTNEYKVVRICYVGDRKTPSYRGQAEVYTIGSGCGWRSVAETNLRPRYIGDPTGVCFDGDLHWMCDDSANIMIFDLATEKFHFLIAPTEQIHDARRIYVMRGCLCYEYYDPTDGLLQLWFLKKYYKSWSWRIEFMIPLEMLHYIRFFMFSITKMGEILLINNGRDQVLGYPIQRKEISQKGFKLDATTDLTVPLPYINTFVSLEALG